In the Pongo abelii isolate AG06213 chromosome 18, NHGRI_mPonAbe1-v2.0_pri, whole genome shotgun sequence genome, ggatcgttccttctcagcctccgaagtgctgggattacaggcatgagtcacactGTACCCggcttcctcttcttctttttttttttgagacagagtctcactatgtcacccaggctgaaatgcagtgacaCCACCATGattcgctgcagccttgacctccctgacAAGTGATTCTCCCTGAGAATCGGGCTgactcctgagttgctgggactacaggtgtgcaccaccatggctggctaatttttgtacttttagtagagatggggtttctccatgttgcccaggctggtcttgtactcctgggttcaagtgatcctcctgccttggcctcctgagtagctgagtagagatggggtttcaccatgttggccaggctggtctcaaactcctgatctcaggtgatctgcccacttcggcctcccaaagtgctaggattacaggcatgagccaccgcgcccaacctctTCCAATTCTTGAATACTGATAAGTAACTAAGAATTTATTTAAGAACTACTATACTGACAACTGCATACTGGCCAAACAAAACATGTCTGTGGGCCGGGTTGGGCCCTTGGGCTGCAGATCTATGACCTGTGTGACAAAGCTTACCATAAAAGTGCACTATCAGCAAACCGTAGGAGGGGGGAGGAGGTACACGGAGCACAGATTTTACTAGGGTGTCTACATGGATTCCCTGGCAGACAAAAAAAGCCTGTCTTTACTCATCCGAAGTGAAACCACAGTTCCATGACCAGCCTTGTAGTCTTCAATCAAGTAGTTACGGTGGCCTCCCATCACccagcctccccagcctctgtCCTTTTTGCAGTTTTGCTCATGTGTGGCTTTGGGGTTATGCAACtatggttttttggttttttggttttctttcaagatggagtcttgctctgtcgcccaggctggagtgcaatggtgggatctcggctcactgcaacctccgcctcctgggttcaagcaattctcctgcctcagcctctcaagtagctgggactacaggcgcatgccatcatgtccggctaattttttgtatttttagaagagacggggtttcactgtgttagccaggatggtctcgatctcatgattcgccagccttggcctcccaaaatgctgggattacaggcgtgagacaccttGCCTGGCTGCAACCATGGGTTTGAAACCCAGCTTtcatctgggcgtggtggctcccacctgtaatatcagcatgtggggaggcagaggcgggtggatcgcttgagcccaggagtttgagaccagcctggctgacatggtgaaacttcatctctacaaaaaataaaaaaattagctgagcatggtggtgtgtgcctgtagtcccagctactggggagactgaagtatgaggatcatttgagcccggggaggttgaggttgcagtgagccatgatcgcaccactgtactccagcctgggggacagaatgagaccctatctcaaaaaaaaaaaaacccacaaaatttcTAAACCTGTTTCTTCTATAAAACAGGGATACCAAATAAGAATCAGTAGAAATCACCTGGTACTGTGCCCAGCATGTAGTAAAAACTCAGGGAGCTGGATCCCCTTTCCCCCTCCCGTGAAGGGCTGAGGACAAGGAGCTAGGTCCACTATTGTCTCTAAAACCGGCTCTAAATCACCGTGAGACTTCTTGGGTGCTTTCCTACAGATGCCGCTAGAGGGCAGCACAAAACAGCAAATCCCAGTCCCTGGCCTTTCTTTGGGGGAGGCGAGGAGTGGGCTCTGGCAGAGAAAGGCAAACCATAGGGTTGATTATTGAGCTTGGAGACCAAAGGAGTTTGCATAACAGGCCCTTGTCATGCTGAAGTCCACAGGACAGTTGGGATCAGGATGGGAGGCCAGAAGTCAAAGGGGGAAGTGCCTCCGGCTCAGGTCCCACAGCGCGACCCGGGCCCAGTCCCCAGGCCTCACTTTCCTTATGGGCCAGTGAGGAGCTTGCACCTTTCCCACTCTGAAACTAGGCTGTTTGTGGAAGTTGCAGAGGAAGGGGAGCTAGGAGCattaaggaaactgaggaaaaAGAGAGGGGTGGGAATTTAGGGGAGGCCAGGAGGGGCTGACAGTCTGAAGAACAGGGCCTGGGCATCCTAGGGCTCCCTGGGACTTCCTGAGAGGCAGCTGCCCTGCGCCCTCGCCATTGTCCCCCCTTCTTCCAAACTCCCTGCCCCTCTGACGCCTGCAATGAGAGGGCTCTGCCACTTCTGAACTGGGTGACCTCAGGGAGCCTCAGGATCGTTGCTGGCCCTGTGGGAAGGACAGGCGCAGCGCCCTCGGAGCTCCTGCAGCAGACAGGACATGGGCAGCCCTGCAGCACAGTCAGGTGTCCCCTCTGGCCAATGTCAGCTTCCTTCCCGGCCATCGGATGAGGGGGCCTCTGCGTCTGAGGATGCTGTGTTGAGATGTTTTTGCTCCTATCCCCTCCTTCAGCTTTTCCTTCTGAGAAAGCACCACTTGCTCCCTCTCCCAGGGAACCCTCTCTTCTGCTGGAGTGGGCACCCAAAGCTCGGACCCGGGACAGGCCACAGAGGGATGGCTTGGTGAGGGAGGAGATGCCAGGCATTTGCAAAGTGCTGATGGGAAGCAGGGTCAGGCCCCTGTGGGAGCTCAGGGCCCCCTCCCAGCTGGCCAAGGAGCCCTGGGCCCCCTTCCTCCCCAAGAGAAGAGCTGGCCCCTGTCCCCAGCAGCCCCCTGTGCCGCCGCAGCTGCTGTTCCTTTAAGggcctccccctccctctttctctgctcCCCCCATCTCTGTCGCAGCCGCGGCTGTGGCTCAGAGCTGCATGGGGAGACGCCGCTGCAGGTCCGGTTTCTCGGTGTCTGGTCGGTGCCATCatttccctgcccctcccccgtCCTCCCCAAGCTGGccacttcccctccccctccccctccccaccgaGGGGGCAGGGGGCTGGGCACGGAGTCTCTATGATGCCGTGTGCGGTGTCTGTGCCGGGCGGCGGGGACTGGGGCGGCAGCGCGAGGAGGCAGTGGAGCCGGGAGAGCGGTGGTGACCGCTGACCGCTTGCCCGGCTGCTCCTCCGCTCCCTCCCGCCCACCTCCTTCTTTTGGGGCTGGCACCCagacccacccccaccccctccccgccTCCTCGGGCCCTCCCAGCCTCTCACGTaagcctcccctccccacctgcctggtggctccctcccctcccccatctgcatcctcctcctcctgtcccctcttcctctctgtcCCTCACCAAGCCATCCCCTCTTCGCCTCTCCCCATCCCTCACTGGCCTGCTCCTGCCCCCCTTCTCCCATCCTCCCCTCCCCCGTCTCTGCCCAGCCGGCCCCCTCCCGACTCCCCAGTTTCATCGGACTCCCTGGCCCCATCCTGTCCCCGCCCTGGCCCCTTTGTGCCCCTTCCCATcgttttctccctccttcccgggCTTGGCGTCCCTTCTCCACCCTTAACTCCTTCTGCTCGGCCTCCCTGCCCCTTCACGGCCCGCCTGCCTCCCTGCCCAAgtcctgagccaccatgctgacCCCGATGGTGGCCGGGGGGGTGGTGTTCCCCGGACTCTTCCTCCTCTCCAAGAACACGCTCCAGCGGCTGCCCCAGCTACGCTGGGAGGAGGCCGACGCAGTCATTGTCTCAGCCAGGTAAACCACTTTCCTTCCCCTCAGCCCCTCTCTGCTTCTTGGGCTTCTCAGGGAATGGAAGGGACCTGGCACTTCTCTGGACCCTCAGCAGTGGGGGACTGGGAGCTCCTGTGGGGGTCCGGGGCTTTACCCCCAGGCTTCCTctctcctcactgcctgccttgcTCACTGTTCTGGGAGACCTCATCCAGCCCGGCCATCTGGTCTACTAGTGTTCAGCCCGCCTCTCTCTTCTTCCCGGTacaccctcccaccctccaaaACAGGGCCGGCATGCGGTGAAGACATTCCTATAAGACATTAGGGACCGAGGCCAGGGCCAGACAGCTAGGTGTCACTCAGGGCAAGTGTTTGGGGGCCAGGGATGGAGGAGTGGATGGTACAACTCTACACCCCTAGAACAGGGCCAGAGTGCAGAGTGGAGGCTGGTGGCAGTCAGGAGACAGTGAGAAAGTGACTGGGGAGCTTGGGGTCACAAAGGGTCCAGAGTGAGGCCTGCGTCATGACTGGACAGCTAAGCGGGGCAAGAACCGGCCCAGGCTCCCCTCGTGGGGAGAGGCCCGGGCCAGCAGTTCACTCTCAATGGGGTCTCACCTCAGGACGGACACCCTGCCGGCTTGAGAAGAGGGAGACTCAGTTTCCACaaatggagaaggaagaaggtggcaaggagtggggtggactgaGGAACAGCAGCCGAGCGGGCTGGAGAGCTGTGAGGTGCCCGTGGTGGGGCACATCTCAGGCAGCCCAGCCTTGGGAGAAGGTGGGCAAGGACTGGCCCGAGAAGTGGCTGAATGCAAAGTGCAGTTGTTAGACTAGCAACGAGGAGAAATCAAGGCACACGCCTCTTCCCTTCTGCCTTTCTAGCacacctccctctctcccccaggctggtgtCCTCCGTCCAGGCCATCATGGCCTCCACTGCCGGCTACATCGTCTCCACCTCCTGCAAGCACATCATCGATGACCAGTAAGTGCTGCGAGACCCCCCCTGCCCAGGTGCCAATGGTTGGCGTATACGGGTAATCCCGGAAGACCCCACATCTTGGAGGGAACTCTGTCTGTAGTCCCCAAGCCCTTAACTTGGGCCTGAGCAAGTTAATTGCAATAACCGCAACTCAACACCCAGGGATAAATTTATCCCGTCCTGTCCTTAAAGGTCAGAACCAGGGGGAGAAGGAGCAGGGATCAGAGAGGATCCTCAAAGCGCTTTCTAGTCGGCTTCCAGGTCTCCCGTGTTGTCGTGgactccccacctcctccctgccttccaccccaggaggcagagacccCATTTCCAGTCAGCACCCAGGTGGGGTGCCCCCTCCTCATGCCAGGCTCACCCCTCAGCCCCTCCCAGAAACCAGGCATCTGGCACCCACTCCACGcgtgagggagaggagaggggagagatgaCACGCACAAGACCACACACGGCCAGGCAGTGCGGGAGGGAATGAGGGTGAAGAGGCCAAAATGTGGCTGGGCAGCTGCTGCAGTGTCTGGTGCTTGCCAAAAAGGCCCAGAGGTGTGCGGGCAGGAGGCGGGGGACAGGGAGGAGAGGGGCCCTGTCCGTGGTGCTGACGGCCGCCCTAGGTGACCCACGGGTGGCCCATTGCAAGTTGCCTTAGAGGTGCCCACAACACCCTCTTTGTAGCTTTCAGCACCGTTTCCCTTCTGTGGCAGCCACTGAGTCCCAGGGGACATTCTCTGGACACCCCTGATGGGGGGTGCCCTGTTTCTGTTTGCCTCTTCTTTTCCCGAAGATGAGTTGCCTCTTCTGTGGTGAGGCAGCGGCCCTTCCTGGAAGGGCTTCAGCGAGGGGAATTGAGTTAAGTGGCAGCTGCAGAGGACAGTTCTTGGCTTAACTCTTTCTTCAGACCCTGCCTAGGGACTTGGCTGCTTCTTGGTCTCTGCCCGCCCCTTCCCACCCCTGCTCCAAGGATCcagcacttgagcctgggatccAGCACTTCCTCCCCAGCCTTCACATGCAGAGGTCACCTTTTAGCTTCTTCACCCCCCTGCTCCCCAGGCCCCCCtgtgtctgttcctgtccttcTTCCCTGCTTTAATCCTCAGGTAGGTGGGGAGGATCTGGGTTAATCCAGGGCAGCAGCTGTTCCTACTTCTGAGCACCTAATTGCCAAGAGGGTGGGGATGGGATTTAACACCTCACATGACAGCCCAGGGCCTGGTGGCCCCTCCTGGTCTCCTGCACCAGCCCAGCTGTCCCATCTCCCATCACCTCTGCTGGGCCTGCATTCTGGGCAGCTTCCTACCCTGACTCCTTCAGGCCACTTGGGCCCTCTCTCCCTGTGTTCCCGCCTCGAGTTCTCTGCAGCTGCCCCTCCCCTCTCAtctttccctgcctctgggcCGCAgctccacaccactgcaccacaGTTTCAGGTTCCCTTTTCCCTGATACCGTCCCTGCTGGAGAATGGGCTGGCTCCACTCACAGGCCGCCTGCCCCAGGCTCCCCATCCTCAGAGGCCTCAGCCCCAACTTCTCCACGGCCCCCTCCACGTGCCTCATGTTTGGTGATGGCTTCTGGCTGACTCTGCTTTCATCCCTCCACCCCTTGTGGGGTGAGCACCCCAGGTCCTTGCCTCTCTgacctcctgcccccaccccagaccAGTCTCGGGACTACAGGATTTAAGAGAAACTGCCGATGTGCTGACTCCGGAAGAAAAATGCTGTCTTGTCTGTTCAtccatttctcatttttgtttactCTCCAAGTACATGGAACTTTCTTTGTCCTTGGCTCCTTTTGCTCTGCATTTTCCCCTTAATGCTTGGCTGTCCctgaaaaacaacacaaaacagacaaGAGATTGGGTGACTTTGGGGCAGGGCGAACAGCGCTGACAAGACCTCTCACTTTGCCAACAGGGTCTGTCTCTGATGCCTCTCGGATCTTCTGGGGACAGTGGGGATGACAGTGAGGGCTGTGGAGCCACACTGCCCATGTCCCTTCCTTGGCCAGGTTACCTAGCCCTTCTGTGACTCACTTCCTCACCTGTACAGTGGGGATGATGGCCACACCTTCCTTTTACAGGGTTTTGGGAGGGGTAAATAAGTGTATGCATGGGAAGTTTGGAAGAGCGCCTGccccaggaggcaggaatgggcGTCCACCCCTGTAACCTCTCTCTCCAGCACTCTCGCCCCTTCAGCTGTTGCTGGTCCTAACCTCATGGTAAGGTTAGGACAAATAACCATGGCAAGGTCCCACCTGCCTGGCCTGGGCTTATTTTGGCACTGTATCTGTGCCTTTTGGTCTGTGGGCATCTTCtggtcttttcttttccctccactGTACTTCAGAGAGAGAGGAACATGGGTGAGTTCTGAGGCCACAGGTTTGAATCCCAGCACCATCTCTTACTAGCTGCgtgactgtgtgaccttgggaaagtttctCACCCTCTCCCCTCTGGATCTCTCATCTGTACCCGAGACTCCGCTCCTGTCCAGGGCTGCCATGCTGACACCTGAGATCTGCCACCACTCACTGGTGTCCCCTTTCCTCCTTGCTCCCCCACCCCGTCTCTCTGCCCAACAGACACTGGCTGTCCTCTGCCTACACGCAATTTGCTGTGCCCTACTTCATCTACGACATCTACGCCATGTTCCTCTGTCACTGGCACAAGCACCAGGTCAAAGGGCATGGAGGGGATGACggagcggccagagccccgggcAGCACGTGGGCCATAGCGCGCGGCTACCTGCACAAGGAGTTCCTCATGGTGCTCCACCATGCCGCCATGGTGCTGGTGTGCTTCCCGCTCTCGGTGGTGAGTCCCGGGGAGCTGGGCGGGCGGGGTGCGGGTGGCCTGCTCCTTGGTCCTGCTGGTGCTGGCAGGAGCCTGGGAAGCCCCGGGTCTGGGTACTGACAGCCAAGCAGACCCAGCGCATTCCCAGGGAAAGCTGTGGACAGGCAGGGTTCACTGAGCACCAGCTCAGGGGCACTAGGGTGTGGGGGCAGCCCGGCTCCAGGCTGGACGATGCCCGGCTGCGGCTCTTTGGATCTGTGGTTGCacatctctgagccttagtttcctcacctgttaCATAAAGGACACAGTCTTTCTGCAGGACCGTGAGAGGGATGCAGCCAAGTCATGCACCTGCTCCTGCACCCaggtgttctttctcttttttttctttccaagacggagtctctctctgtcactcaggctggagtgcagtggtgtgatctcagctcactgaaacctccacctcctgagttcaagtgattctccagcctcagcctcccacgtagctgggattacaggtgcccgccaacacgcctggctaatttttttggtatttttagtaaagacggggtttcaccatgttggccaggttggtctcaaactcctgacctcgtgatccacctgcctcggcctcccaaagtgctgggattaccggcgtgagccaccgcgcccagccctgcaCCCAGGTGTTCTGACGTTCAGAGTCAAGCGTCTCCCAAAGTGACagaggggaaagaggaagggcGGGGGCTGCCCAAGAACCCAGGGGGAGCCCCAGCTCCTCACCCTCCTGCCTCTGTGCTCAGGTGTGGCGACAGGGGAAAGGAGACTTCTTTCTGGGTTGCATGTTGATGGCAGAGGTCAGCACGCCCTTCGTCTGCCTTGGCAAGATCCTCATCCAGGTGAGTGAGCACGGGAGGGTGCGGGAACCCAATGGGGAggtcacaggaaggggagggACCTTCAAGGTTGCTGCCAAGGGCTCTGGCCCCTTCGTCATCCCCCCCTCACCCCGTGCCTTTTGAGCACCTGGTGCTTGTGTCCTGGCAAAGTGTCCGGTCTGGGAGGAGCTGCCTGCTAGGGtcgcagggaggcagggagagggccAAGGGGGGCCGAGCCCTTCTGCTGCAGCGGCCACCGTGTCTGTGTCTCCTCAGTACAAGCAGCAGCACACGCTGCTGCACAAGGTGAACGGGGCCCTGATGCTGCTCAGCTTCCTCTGCTGCCGGGTGCTGCTCTTCCCCTACCTGTACTGGGCCTACGGGCGCCACGCCGGCCTGCCCCTGCTGGCCGTGCCCCTGGCCATCCCTGCCCACGTCAACCTGGGCGCTGCGCTGCTCCTGGCCCCTCAGCTCTACTGGTTCTTCCTCATCTGCCGCGGGGCCTGCCGCCTCTTCTGGCCCCGCTCCCGGCCGCCCCCGGCCTGCCAGGCCCAGGACTGAGGCCAGGGGCCAggaccctccccctccccacccccacccctgtggAGACAGGGCTCTGGGGCTGATGGCTGGGGGTGGGAGCCAGGGTCCTCTTGCCCGGACAACCCCAGGACTGACGATGACCCCGAAAGGGAAGAGGCCCCATCTCTCGGGGACTGTGGGGGTGGAGAGAGGGGACCTCTTCTCCCTAGTGTGCCCCCTTCCTGCACACCCCTGcactggaggaggggagggggcacCGCCTCCCACCCACTGAGGACAGGAGGGCTTGTGGGAGGGAGACCGACAGGGTTTCAAGGGGACCAGGAGTCAGAATGTGGGGAGGCGCCTCTGCCAAGGCCATCCCAGCCCCTATGCTGCCACCCCCCAGGGCTCCCCATCACCCAAGAGGAGAGGACGCCCCAACTAACCCCCGCTGGCCCTCGGGCCTCCCGAGTGGCCAGCTGCAACCACGGCTCCTCTCCAGGGTAGGCCAGCTTGAggaatcttatttattttatttatttacccaaATTTGAACTAGTCtgttgggctgggggagggaggtggcTGCTACCCCCAAGCCTTCCCAGTGCTGACAGCCCCCGGGGGCAGGCGAGGGTGCCCAGTCCCTCACCATCGGCTGCACATCGCGCCCTCGGGCCCTGCCATGTCCCTGGTGCTACTGACCTCTCAAGGCTTCCTCCAATCTGGGGTCGGGGGACCCTGGGAGGTGCTTTACAGACCGCTAATAAAAGACGATCTGCGTGAACGCCACCAAGGCCCTTGCCACCAAGTTCTTTGGGGCTGGGAAAGGAGGAGGTGGGGGGCTTGGGCCATGGGAAACAGAGGGGGCGGGATCCCCGGCTGCTCGCTGGGCAGTCAGGGAGGAGGAAAGCAGGGAACTTTTGCTCATCAACAGGAGAGGAGGTGGGTGTGGGTGCTCAGGTTGAGTCCAGAGCCCTTGTCCGGCTCTTTAGGCCCCTTTCTGGAAGTTTCTGTGGGGCATGGAGATCAGAGGGGAGAGGTCACACCCTGCCCCGGTAGAACTGGGGTCTTCAGCCGCTCCCAAGgaaggtggtggtgggtggggttGGAGAAAGGGGGCAGGCCTTACATGTGGGTGCAgaactggaaaagaagaaagaagaacgCCACCACCAGGAAGCCCACCAGGATGTGATGGAAGAGCCCGGGTCTGGAACCTGCTAGACAAGCAGGACCCTTAACTCCCATCTGATGGCCCAGTGAAGGGTCTGGGGCTGCTCTCCTCCAGGccctggaggggagggaggtCTCTTCTCAAGCTGGTTCATACCTGAGTTAATGAACACGATGGGTTTCTCTCCAATAAACTGGGCCACAGCCAGGAGCCTGGCTTGGTCTGAGTCCGGATAATCAAAGAAGTCAGGTCTGTCTAAGAAGCGCGGAGACTCTGTCCCCAGGGCTGACGCCGTGGCACGCTTGGGTCTGGGTGCTAGGACCCAAGCAAAGTCTGTGACAACAGCCAAGCTGACCCCTGCCTTTATCTCTTGAGGCGGAAGCTGACTTGGGACCCTGTGAGACCACCCAGCCTTATTGCAGAGGCTGTGGAGGGTCTTGATTTCCCTCAGAGTCAGCTGGGTGCACCACGACAAGGCCCACGGttgttggggggtgggtgggaCCAGCAGGATGGGAGAGAAGagtggagagaaaaggagagggtgCAGGGTTGGCTTCCGAGTCCCTAAGTGGGCATCACACTTTATGCCCCCAGAGCTGCCTGCCTTCCCGCTGCTCCCAAGACAGCTTCTTACCAGTTTCTATGGCCCCTAGTGCAGCCAGCCACACCCACACCAGCACCCATGGCCACAGCCTCATGACTCCTATCATGAGGTGGGGGCTCTGTGATGTCACAGCCCAGAGCTGTTCTGATGGCACTTTGGGGTGAGGGGAGAAAGTGCTAGGAGCTGGGACCCCCCCCATCCCTCACTCTCATCAGAAGAGGAGAGCAGAGGTTGGGACCAGTCTTCATCCTCTGGAATGTCGTTGATGATAAAACCATAATGGTGGCAGCCCCAGCATTTACAAAGAGGAGGGATGCGGCAGGCCCATCTTGCTGAAAGCCCGAACTAAAGGAAGCTGTGTTTGGACAACAGGCACAATTTGGGGTGGCAGCACAGGGCCACACACCTCCGGTTACCCCTTGAATCAACCACAggtaacatttgttttatttattttaatttttttggagatagggtctctgtctgtcacccaggcgggaatgcagtggcgcgatcttggctcactacagcctctgcctcctgggttcaagtgattcacctgcctcagcctcctgagtatctgggattacagcttTGGATAAATCCCTTCCTTTTatctgcctgccaccacacccggctaatttttgtatttttagtagagacaggatttcactatgttggtcaggctggtcttgaactcctcacctcaggtgatctgttcgcctcggcctcccaaagcacccggcctattttatgtattttcagagacagggtctcactttgtcacccaggctggagtacggtggtatgattactgcagccttgaactcctggcctcaagtgatcctcccacatcagcctcctgagtagctgggaccacaggcatgtgccaccatgcctggctaattt is a window encoding:
- the TLCD3B gene encoding ceramide synthase isoform X2; the protein is MLTPMVAGGVVFPGLFLLSKNTLQRLPQLRWEEADAVIVSARLVSSVQAIMASTAGYIVSTSCKHIIDDQHWLSSAYTQFAVPYFIYDIYAMFLCHWHKHQVKGHGGDDGAARAPGSTWAIARGYLHKEFLMVLHHAAMVLVCFPLSVVWRQGKGDFFLGCMLMAEVSTPFVCLGKILIQYKQQHTLLHKVNGALMLLSFLCCRVLLFPYLYWAYGRHAGLPLLAVPLAIPAHVNLGAALLLAPQLYWFFLICRGACRLFWPRSRPPPACQAQD
- the TLCD3B gene encoding ceramide synthase isoform X1 gives rise to the protein MGGEVFLNKNDINFWVLRRNINLPFCLPTCPSEAGMTLLFAVGCVFFPLCFTALRWGLQNHASLQMERQEAVLVASKLVSSVQAIMASTAGYIVSTSCKHIIDDQHWLSSAYTQFAVPYFIYDIYAMFLCHWHKHQVKGHGGDDGAARAPGSTWAIARGYLHKEFLMVLHHAAMVLVCFPLSVVWRQGKGDFFLGCMLMAEVSTPFVCLGKILIQYKQQHTLLHKVNGALMLLSFLCCRVLLFPYLYWAYGRHAGLPLLAVPLAIPAHVNLGAALLLAPQLYWFFLICRGACRLFWPRSRPPPACQAQD
- the C18H16orf92 gene encoding fertilization-influencing membrane protein isoform X7, coding for MGGVPAPSTFSPHPKVPSEQLWAVTSQSPHLMIGVMRLWPWVLVWVWLAALGAIETAPRPKRATASALGTESPRFLDRPDFFDYPDSDQARLLAVAQFIGEKPIVFINSGSRPGLFHHILVGFLVVAFFFLLFQFCTHITVEGKEKTRRCPQTKRHRYSAKISPGQGQPSIKGKMQSKRSQGQRKFHVLGE
- the C18H16orf92 gene encoding fertilization-influencing membrane protein isoform X3; translated protein: MGGVPAPSTFSPHPKVPSEQLWAVTSQSPHLMIGVMRLWPWVLVWVWLAALGAIETAPRPKRATASALGTESPRFLDRPDFFDYPDSDQARLLAVAQFIGEKPIVFINSETSRKGPKEPDKGSGLNLSTHTHLLSC
- the C18H16orf92 gene encoding fertilization-influencing membrane protein isoform X6; amino-acid sequence: MGAGVGVAGCTRGHRNWVPSQLPPQEIKAGVSLAVVTDFAWVLAPRPKRATASALGTESPRFLDRPDFFDYPDSDQARLLAVAQFIGEKPIVFINSETSRKGPKEPDKGSGLNLSTHTHLLSC
- the C18H16orf92 gene encoding fertilization-influencing membrane protein isoform X2 yields the protein MGGVPAPSTFSPHPKVPSEQLWAVTSQSPHLMIGVMRLWPWVLVWVWLAALGAIETAPRPKRATASALGTESPRFLDRPDFFDYPDSDQARLLAVAQFIGEKPIVFINSGSRPGLFHHILVGFLVVAFFFLLFQFCTHINFQKGA
- the C18H16orf92 gene encoding fertilization-influencing membrane protein isoform X4; amino-acid sequence: MGAGVGVAGCTRGHRNWVPSQLPPQEIKAGVSLAVVTDFAWVLAPRPKRATASALGTESPRFLDRPDFFDYPDSDQARLLAVAQFIGEKPIVFINSAGSRPGLFHHILVGFLVVAFFFLLFQFCTHINFQKGA
- the C18H16orf92 gene encoding fertilization-influencing membrane protein isoform X5; protein product: MGAGVGVAGCTRGHRNWVPSQLPPQEIKAGVSLAVVTDFAWVLAPRPKRATASALGTESPRFLDRPDFFDYPDSDQARLLAVAQFIGEKPIVFINSGSRPGLFHHILVGFLVVAFFFLLFQFCTHINFQKGA
- the C18H16orf92 gene encoding fertilization-influencing membrane protein isoform X1 is translated as MGGVPAPSTFSPHPKVPSEQLWAVTSQSPHLMIGVMRLWPWVLVWVWLAALGAIETAPRPKRATASALGTESPRFLDRPDFFDYPDSDQARLLAVAQFIGEKPIVFINSAGSRPGLFHHILVGFLVVAFFFLLFQFCTHINFQKGA